In Lolium perenne isolate Kyuss_39 chromosome 5, Kyuss_2.0, whole genome shotgun sequence, the sequence TGAAAGGTCGAATCGTTCCAGCAAAGGGAGATATGAGATGGTGGGAGGGCAATTTGTCTGTAATACCGTTCTGTCTGAGGGGTATTTCGGGAAAGACGGATTTTGCATAAAAGGAGAAGCTCGGCAACATTGGCCTCATCCTCGACATTACCGTCTCGTGAACCTTGCCTCATGTGCTTCCAACGCAGCCCTACTAAGAAGTTAGCATCGAATACATCACGGTCAACTAGCGACATCACATGAGACCCCCTCCCTTCCCCAACCGTATACGCGCACAAGACATCGACCGCGCTGCGCGTTTGCCGATTTTCCCTCCTCACATGAGCACGTGATACTTCTTCACTCCCGTAAATCTGCGCCTTCGGCCATGTCGCTGCGACGACGAGATGTCAACACCCCTTGACCCACTCCCATTTGTGTTTCTGTCATTGGCCCTAACGCTCTGAGATTTATCATGGGCGCCAACCATGGCTAGGTGAGAAGCTATGGAGGGAGAGGATGTTCACCTTTTACTTGCATGCATGCATCATCTATGACGAACTTATTTAACTGATTTTCCGTCCAATCTATATTAGTTGTCGCTAATTCGTTGGCCCGTATCGTGAGGAAGTAGCCCAAACAAGCACGGAGCCGCCCCCGGCATCCATGGCGATTTCGTAAGAGAAAAAACAAcagatcaaaaagaaaaaaagatacTTTTTTCGATCCATATTATTTGTCGATGGCGTGCATGCTTCGGCTACTTCCTCAGGATACGGGCCTAACAGTGCCATGTTTATGGGTTGGAATTTCTCAAAGAAAAAAGTATATAGTCTGCCCATATTCCAATGGGCTGGATCCACTCGCAAGGAAAAGTTTCCAATGGGCTATTATTGCCGTATGGACCTAGCTGTAGTTGGTGACCGAGTCTTGGTCGTGATCCGAGGGCGACAGGCTCGTACGCAGGGACAAAGCATATGTGAATTCGAGAGGAGAAGCATGTAGAGAAAGTTGCGGCAGCAGTTGATCGAATCATTTGGCCGGCGTAGTATCGCCGTGTCGGTACGCGAAAACAACGTACATCACCTGGTACTCCATTTTTCAACTGCGGATCGCATGATGCAAATCCAGCTGCTGCTCCTTCAGCAATCAGGCTGCGCCGGAACGACGCGACGACGCGTACGAGCACCATATGCCCACTATTAACAGTAACGCAGCTACACTGCCTTTTTGCTTCGAGTTTCGAGGGTTTTCCGCAAAACGCGCAGCACCGTCCACGCCAACTCCAGCGTATATTCCTGCTGTGCCACGAGACGTCGCCGTTGCCGTCAACACCGTGGGGCGACGCGGGCGAGACCACCACGGTTTAGCAGGAACAAATACTTTGGCCGACGCGCATTTCGTCAACTTCGGCACATCCCACAGCATCTTACCCAGGCACCTCATACCGGAAAGTACAAGCGATGCACCGCCATCTATAAATAGCCGCGAACACCTCTGCCCATTTTCTCAAACCAATCGACATAGCACACTAAAACAAAGCTACTAGCAAGATCAGCTACAGCTACTTCCAAGATGAGCGTGGAGATCCTGGACGGGAGGACGGTGCAGAGCTTCGTGGAGGACGAGGGCGCCTTCAACGCCTCCGTCGACGGCCGTTTCGCCGCCCTCGACGCCAACCACGACGGCCTGCTCTCTTACACCGAGATGGCCGGGGAGCTCATGAGCCTCCGGGTCCTCGAGAAGCACTTCGGTATCGACGAGACCGGCGTGATAAGCCCGGACGAGCTCGCCACGCTCTACCGCGGGCTGTTTGCGCGCTTCGACCGCGACGGAGATGGTGCCGTGGACAGGGAGGAGTTCCGGGCGGAGATGAAGGAGGTGATGCTGGCCGTGGCCAGCGGGCTCGGGTTCCTGCCCGTGCAGATGGTCGTCGAGGAAGGGAGCTTCCTCAAGGTGGCCGTCGACAGGGAGCTGGCCAGAGCGGCTTGACGGAATTTTGTTTGTGCTTACGAGTATACTACTTTGCAGAGTCTGCACTAGGCTCAATGCTTTCTTTAATTTAATTCTTCCTGACAAGACAAAAGAGATGAGTAATGCTGAATGACATATCAGCTATGTAAGCGTGATTCTGTATTCGCAGAGGCCGTTATGATTTTCATTCTATGAAATACTACCAGCTTGACATTCAGAATTGAAAGTAGTACGAAAGCCAGGAACCGTACCCTCTACCAAGGCCTACTTTATATGGGGGTTTGGAGGCAGAGCTACATGCAGCTATTTATTTTGAACCCTCAATTTGTAttttaaaatttcaaacaaaTCACGAAACAAAATTCTAGAGATAGTCAATGATGTATGTTACAGTTGTGTAAAAATCTCAATGCAAACTAATTTGTATTCTAAGTTACACAGAATTCACAAAATATGACAAATTTTATAGTCTTGAAATATGCACTATTCACTATCAAATTTGGCagaatttgttatttttgtgtagcctaaaatAAGAAGTAGTTTGTATTGAGATTTTACACCATAGTAGTATACATCATTAGCTATCCGTAGAATTTTGATTAAGACTTTTTGAATCTTCGAAACATTAATTCTAACTGTTTGAAAATAAAAGGCTATGTATAGCTCGGCCTCCGTTTGAACTTTCACAGCGCAAGTACTAGGTAGTAGTTCTTATACGGGTAGCACATAGTTGATAGTTTAACAACCCCTCATCTACATCCTTAATACATAAAGTTTAGTGAACCCGTCTTCAACTTGATCTTTGGTGAAAATGAAATGACATCAAAGAGATTTTTGGCAACTTGTTCTCGCACAAAATGATAGTAAATCTCTAATACTTTGTGCTAGCATGGAAAATAGAATTTATAGAAAAATATGTAGCACCAAGATTATCACACTAAAAACATGAACATTATCGAAGAGACAGTTCTCGAATTAATGCTTCAACCAAATCAACTCACCTGGGGCATTGACCAATGCGTTGTATTGTGCCTCATTACTAGAGCAAGCAGATACCTTAGTATACGTTTAATTGTTGTCCAATAAGTAGTGGTAGGTGCATGTAGATTGACATAATTTTTTCACTGAGAAAGACAGATTAGACCATGTTAGGGTCAAATACTATAATGCATCTGCAATATTTCTATAGTTTGTACTATCCTCTGGACCAAGAGCAGTTCCATCTATCAATGATAAATTATTTTGTAGTGCGCACAAAGGAGTGATACAAGTAGTGCAATGCATGTATCATGCCAACCTTATATAGAAAATCTACAACATATTTCTCTTGTGCAAAATAAGTCCAGTAGAACATTCCGTTACCTCAATACCCAAAAAATTGCAGGTCACCAATATCCTTGAGTAGTGCAAAGTAAGTGCTCAGATTATGAAAAAAAACGATGTTTCTTTATTTGAAGAACTAGCCACACTGATATTATCAACATATATCATAATAAAAATACTGATACCTGACTTGTTGTAGATAAGTAATCATGTATCAGCCTTGAACGTTATGAAACATAGCTCTTGCAATTTTAACTCGGCCGAGAATGCCATGGAGATTTATCTAGTACGCAAATGTGATGCGGAAAAGCTAGGATCTTTAAACCTATGAGGTTGCTTCATATAAATCTTTTCTTCCAGAACGTCATGGTGGAACGCGTTCTTGACGTCTAGATGTCTTTGGCTCAACCCTTGAAACACAGAAATAGCAAGAATAAGTCTAACAGTAGCTAATTTGACAACATGACCAaaagtatcttcataatcaacgACATACCGCCGCTAGACCCCCTTGGCAACAAGGTGTGATTTACAGTTTTACACCTTTCAATTGTACAATATGCATGTTTCTTGATGCGTAAACTCATTTGTAGTTAATCAAATTTGTGTTGAAACTGGAGGGCACTAGGTGTCATGTTTTATTTTCCGTTAGTGCTTCATACTCTTCATCCATTGCTTTCTTCCAATGCTCATTTTCAAGTGCCTCGGCCAGACTACTAGGTTCTCCTGTAGAGGTAAacatgatataacgaaaagtaccATCAGTATATTGCTTCGGATTTTGTAGAGCTTTCTGAATACATGCTCCCGGTTCAGGTGGTTCTGGCACACGAGAGGGCACAAGGTTGTTTCCCATGGTAGATCCAGCTGATCGACAAGTTGTATGGATTGGAGGAAGTATCATTTTTTTCTTTTGACCCGTTGTTCTTTCTCTTTTGAAATCACCATTGAAGTCATATGCCCTGATTAGGCGGTTATGACGTGCCACACATCCTAGGTGTTGGTGTTATGCCGGCCCGGttttcttattttgtttttttctttAATTTTCTTTTCTAGTTTTTTCGGGAAACTACCATTTTTTAGTCTGATCATTTTCTAAAttttattttttttcaaaattaaacATTTGTAAATTTTAACAAATCTGAAAATTATTAAACATTTTTAAATTAAATCAATTTACAAAATTGATTTTTTAATTTTAAACATTATTAATatcaacatttttcaaatttggacTATTTGAATTTAAGCATTTTGAAATTTAATATTTTTTGAAtctgaaaataaaaagaaaatgaaaaaataaaaataaagaaaatagaaaatgaaaatgaaaaaagaaaGATGGGCTAGGCCCACCACTCGTGTGTGGACTGAGTGGGgtagggggtggtggtggtacgGCGCTTTGCAGCCGCCGACTAGTGCTGCAGAAAGGATTTGCCCATGGACGCTCCCTGCCATTCCATGCTTGCTTTTTTATACGGGCTCTGTGCCCCGTATCTAGGTAGAAATTATAGGTTGCCCATAATCCGCGGCAATTCCTATACACCGACTAGGTCGCTGAAACTGCGTGCACACCCACCGCCGCGTGGTATGGGCCGGCCTGGTCGGCCTAGTTTTCCGTTTATttggcttttgtttttgtttgtttttcctttttttatgtttcattttttggtttatttttatttttattttatttttttatttcccTTTTTCCTTTTTGTTCAAAGTTGAAAAGTTAAAATCTAAAAATTGTTcaattttgaaaaatgttcaaatatgaaaatcgttcaaatttgaaatttgttcgtATTAAAAAAGGTTCAATTTTAAAAATTGTTCGAGTTAAAAAATTGTTCATATATGAAAAAATTTAAAATTGGGAAATGTTCATGcggaaaaaataatatttttggattttttttcaattttttgaaaaaatataaatttaaaatatgttcaaATTCGAAACTATTCACATTTTTAAAAAGTATTGTTATTCtttcagattttttttaaaaattttgAAAACGCAAAAAAGAgaacaaaaacagcagacaaaacaCAAAAACCAAAAAAAGAATGAAAATAAAGAAAGATAAGATACCGGCTCTtgttgggccgcggcccaactAAGCGACGCGGGGGAGCGGCGCCCAGTTGATCCACCGACCAGTTCTGCATAGAGGAGCTCCCCGGATCCAGTCCCAAGAAAAAGTTTTCAATGGGCTATTGTCGTGGACCTGAAGCTTTAGTTGGCGACCATATGTCCCGTTGATCTTGATCCGACGGCAACAGGCAAGGACGGATCACTGGCAATTAGGGATGGCAATGGGGCCCCGTTCCCCGCAAACCCGTGGGGAATTCATCTAATAGGGGACGAGTATGGGCAACTTTTATCCCCGGAAGTCAAAATGGGGATTGGGATTAAAAGGTCTCCCCATCCCCGCTCCCCGCTACCCCCCGTTATAAATTTATATACATGTAAATTGATATATTTTATATGAAAAATATTATAATATTGTGTGTGATGTAGTATATTTTAATATTATTAAACATGTGACACTAATATGTTGTCATTTTATCTCGTACATATTACAAAGTTGTTTATTTCTATGTGCAAAATATGCAAGATCATACAATTACGAGAAGATCATTTCAATTTTGCTTCTTAACGGGGAACCCGGTCCACGCCCCAAACCCAGTGGGGATGGGGATGGGAAAAAAGTATCCCTGATTACTAAATGGGGATGGGGATGAGATGGCACTCTCCGGTGGGGAGCATGCCATCCCTACTGGCAATGTAGGAGAAGCTTCTCGAAAAGCTTGAAAGTTGTGGCCACAGTTGATCGAATCGTGAGCACTCGAAATTTTAGGACCATTTTTCAACTGTGGAATCCAGCTGCTGCTCCAACAAGCAAACTTGCAAAACCGTATGAGAAAAGACAAACAGGGGCCTTCAGCAACAGTCAAGGTAGCAAGACGGCACTTTGCGTCGAGTTTCCAGGATCCAGAATGACCGTTCACACGCCATCGCATCGTATATTCCCCGCGTAAAAATTCCGCGGCACTAGATGCCGCCGCTTCCGTCAACACCGTGGTGCGGCGCGGGCCGAGACCACCACAGTTTAAGCTGCAGCCTGGAGGAACCCAACACGTCCTTAGCTTACATTTCAAGCACATCCCACAGCATCTTACCCAAGCAATTAAAACCGGAAAACCCCAACTGACGCAACACTATAAATATAGCCGCAAGCAATTCTTGCCATTTCCTCAAACCAATCGACATAGCACACTAAGAAAGCTGCACAGATCAGGCACAGTTTTTTCCAAGATGAGCGTGGAGATCCTGGACGGGAGGACGGTGCAGAGTTTCGTGGAGGACGAGGGCGCCTTCAACGCCTCCGTGGACGGCCGGTTCGCCGCCCTCGATACCAACCACGACGGCCTCCTCTCGTACCCGGAGATGGCCTC encodes:
- the LOC127302053 gene encoding uncharacterized protein, whose amino-acid sequence is MSVEILDGRTVQSFVEDEGAFNASVDGRFAALDANHDGLLSYTEMAGELMSLRVLEKHFGIDETGVISPDELATLYRGLFARFDRDGDGAVDREEFRAEMKEVMLAVASGLGFLPVQMVVEEGSFLKVAVDRELARAA